A stretch of DNA from Anopheles ziemanni chromosome 3, idAnoZiCoDA_A2_x.2, whole genome shotgun sequence:
TCCGGGTGTAAATTTGGCGATAAGACTTTTATTTTCCGCACTAAGGAACGGGTTCTGTTCCATTTTTACCGCAACAGCGCGAAATCGTTCAGCTGCACGTGGGTCAGGCCGGTGTCCAGATGGCCAGCGCCTGCTGGGAACTCTACTGTCTCGAGCACGGAATCTATGCTAATGGGGAGTTCTGCGAATGCACGCACAAGGAAGACTGTAGCGCGTTCTTCAGCTGCGACCGTGCGGGTCGGTGCGTACCGCGCGTTCTGCTCCTCGACCTGGAACCCTCGGTGGTGGATGAGGTGCGTGTCGGTGTGTACCGGGACCTGTTCCATCCCAGCACGCTGCTGACGGGCTGCGAAGATGCCGCCAGTAACTTCGCCCGGGGTCACTACCGGCTCGGGAAGTCCATCATCGAACCGGCCATGGATAGGGTGAGGCGGTTGGTCGAGGGTTGCTCGTCGCTGCAGGGATTTATGATGTTCCACAGTGTGGGCGGTGGCACGGGAGCCGGCCTCGGGACGCTGCTGCTCGAGCGGCTAGGCGAAGAGTTCGGTAAGGTATCCCGTATGGAGTTTGACATCTTCCCGTCACCCCGGGTGTCACCGGTGATCGTGGAACCTTACAACGCGATCTTGGCGTCACACGCCGCCATGGAGCACACCGACTGCACGTTCGTGCTGGACAACGAAGCGCTCTACGATGTGTGCGATCGAAGCTTGGGTGTGCCGGAGCCGACCTACACCAACCTGAACCGGCTTGTTGCGCAGGCCGTGTCGTGCATAACGGCTTCGCTGCGCTTCACCGGTGCCATCAACGTCGATCTGCTCGAGTTCCAAACGAACCTGGTGCCGTTCCCACGCATCCACTATCCGCTGGTGACGTACGCGCCGCTCGTGCCTGGTGCTTCGGCACGCCATGAACAGCCCACCACGAGCCAGCTGACACAACAGTGCTTCGAGCCGGCGAATCAGCTGGTCAAATGTGATCCTCGTTCCGGACGCTACATGTCCTGCTGTCTACTCTACCGGGGTGAAGTATCACCCATCGAGATTAACCGCTCGCTTCAGGAGCTACGCCGGAATCGCTCGGTTCAGTTCGTCGACTGGTGCCCGACCGGGTTCAAGATCGGCATCAACTATCAACCACCGATCGCCGTACCCGGTTCCGATCTGGCCCGCACCGATCAGGCTCTGTGCGTGCTGTCGAACAACACGGCCGTGAAAGGTGCGTGGTCGCGTGTCGCCGGCAAGTACCAGCAGCTGTACGACCGTAGAGCATTCCTACATCATTACCTTGATGAGGGTAAGCACGGAATGTTACGACCGTTCAAAGGTTAATTGATAATGACTAATGCTCGTCTCGCTGGGAACATATGGTTGCAGGTATCGAAGAGCCCGATTTAGCCGAAGCGAACGAGAACATACGCACGCTTATCAGCGATTAcgaggaaattgaaaaatagctCCCCGGGGCCAATTACTAGGTGGCGCACGGAATCGGTGAGCTTTAAACTGTCGCCAAGATGGCTTGAAAAGCGCGACCACGCACGACGACATCCTTAGGAATCATCTCGCCGTCGACGCCGCCTGTTAGACCTCACGATGGCTCGTCCGGTGTGTCTAGCGCTACTGGTGACCCTGCTAACGTTCGGCGACAATTCCCCCACCGTTGGGGCGACCTGCACGGCCTCAATTCAGGCCGAACGAATCGCGGCGTGTGCCTTCAACCCACTGCTGGCGCTTGCCGAACGCTCCGGCTGGGTGCTGTCGCGAGAAAACTGTGGCGAAATCGTAGGACCGGAAGCGTTCGAGGTGCCACCGGTGCTGTACTACGAGTACGCCGAACCGGACCACCTGTACACGGTGGTTTTCGTTGCCGAACCCAGCCTAAGACGAGGTACCGAGGACCGC
This window harbors:
- the LOC131284464 gene encoding uncharacterized protein LOC131284464 produces the protein MARPVCLALLVTLLTFGDNSPTVGATCTASIQAERIAACAFNPLLALAERSGWVLSRENCGEIVGPEAFEVPPVLYYEYAEPDHLYTVVFVAEPSLRRGTEDRRFYLQWLVVNVPESSFLNGMTYMDGDTVMDYLSPAPRSIDDGDADGQPTRYGFYLYEQVYGTIYPPMPNSREDFHLDGWIATIYPEAALCGPVASLGFGAQ
- the LOC131284463 gene encoding tubulin alpha-4 chain-like, translated to MAKCVSSVYARRTGSVPFLPQQREIVQLHVGQAGVQMASACWELYCLEHGIYANGEFCECTHKEDCSAFFSCDRAGRCVPRVLLLDLEPSVVDEVRVGVYRDLFHPSTLLTGCEDAASNFARGHYRLGKSIIEPAMDRVRRLVEGCSSLQGFMMFHSVGGGTGAGLGTLLLERLGEEFGKVSRMEFDIFPSPRVSPVIVEPYNAILASHAAMEHTDCTFVLDNEALYDVCDRSLGVPEPTYTNLNRLVAQAVSCITASLRFTGAINVDLLEFQTNLVPFPRIHYPLVTYAPLVPGASARHEQPTTSQLTQQCFEPANQLVKCDPRSGRYMSCCLLYRGEVSPIEINRSLQELRRNRSVQFVDWCPTGFKIGINYQPPIAVPGSDLARTDQALCVLSNNTAVKGAWSRVAGKYQQLYDRRAFLHHYLDEGIEEPDLAEANENIRTLISDYEEIEK